Proteins encoded by one window of Streptacidiphilus sp. PB12-B1b:
- the galE gene encoding UDP-glucose 4-epimerase GalE, with the protein MSKYLVTGGAGYVGGVVGAHLVEAGHEVVVLDDLSTGHRRSVPAGAAFVQGRIQDAADLLDGSFDGVLHFAASSQVGESVADPEKYWRNNVAGSLELLTAMRKAGVRRLVFSSTAAVYGEPETSPIEETARTAPTNPYGATKLAVDHMITSEARAHGLAAVSLRYFNVAGAYGVQGERHDPESHLIPLVIQAALGKRPHIAVYGEDYPTPDGTCVRDYIHVADLAEAHLLAVAAATPGEHLICNLGNGSGFSVRQVIESVRRVTGRDITAVTAERRPGDPAVLVASAARARSVLGWQPSRADLDGIVADAWAFALAQEPDQQD; encoded by the coding sequence ATGAGCAAATACCTGGTCACCGGCGGCGCCGGCTACGTCGGCGGGGTCGTCGGCGCGCACCTCGTCGAGGCCGGCCACGAGGTCGTCGTGCTCGACGACCTGTCCACCGGCCACCGCCGCTCCGTGCCGGCCGGTGCAGCCTTCGTGCAGGGCCGGATCCAGGACGCCGCCGACCTCCTGGACGGCTCCTTCGACGGCGTGCTGCACTTCGCGGCCAGCTCCCAGGTCGGCGAGTCCGTCGCGGACCCGGAGAAGTACTGGCGCAACAACGTCGCCGGCTCGCTGGAGCTGCTGACGGCCATGCGCAAGGCCGGTGTGCGGCGGCTGGTGTTCTCGTCCACGGCCGCCGTCTACGGGGAGCCCGAGACCAGCCCCATCGAGGAGACCGCCCGCACCGCGCCGACCAACCCCTACGGCGCCACCAAGCTCGCCGTCGACCACATGATCACCAGCGAGGCCCGGGCCCACGGGCTGGCCGCCGTCTCGCTGCGCTACTTCAACGTCGCCGGGGCCTACGGCGTCCAGGGCGAGCGGCACGACCCCGAGTCGCACCTGATCCCGCTGGTGATCCAGGCCGCCCTCGGCAAGCGCCCGCACATCGCCGTCTACGGCGAGGACTACCCCACCCCCGACGGCACCTGCGTCCGCGACTACATCCACGTCGCCGACCTGGCCGAGGCCCACCTGCTCGCGGTCGCCGCCGCCACCCCCGGCGAGCACCTGATCTGCAACCTCGGCAACGGCAGCGGCTTCTCCGTCCGCCAGGTCATCGAGTCGGTGCGCCGGGTCACCGGACGCGACATCACCGCCGTCACCGCCGAGCGCCGCCCCGGCGACCCCGCCGTCCTGGTCGCCTCCGCCGCGCGCGCCCGCAGCGTCCTCGGCTGGCAGCCCAGCCGCGCCGACCTCGACGGCATCGTCGCCGACGCCTGGGCCTTCGCCCTGGCCCAGGAACCCGACCAGCAGGACTGA
- the galT gene encoding galactose-1-phosphate uridylyltransferase: MKKTSTRLADGRELIYYDSRDDAVRDVPDRRPLGSTETASELRYDPLLDEWVVVASHRQGRIYHPPADECPLCPSRDGRLSEVPAADYEVVVFENRFPSLTTAGAGLPETVSGALPHLARAGNGRCEVVCFTSDHDASFADLTPAQVGLVLDAWTDRTAELSALPGIEQVFCFENRGAEIGVTLGHPHGQIYAYPFVTPRTERMLAAAAAHRRRTGRNLFDDLLAAERAAAGTPDDRVVVAGEHWTAFVPYAAHWPYEVHLYPHRRVGDLLALNDAERAEFCTLYLDLLRRFDRLFEGTGNRTPYIAAWHQSPVGSGPGNCGELALHLELFTIRRTVGKLKFLAGSESGMDVFINDVSPETAAQRLREVSP; the protein is encoded by the coding sequence GTGAAGAAGACCAGCACCCGTTTGGCGGATGGGCGTGAGTTGATCTACTACGACTCGCGGGACGACGCCGTCCGGGACGTCCCCGACCGGAGGCCCCTGGGCTCCACGGAGACCGCCTCCGAGCTGCGCTACGATCCGCTGCTGGACGAGTGGGTGGTCGTCGCCTCGCACCGGCAGGGCCGGATCTACCACCCCCCGGCCGACGAGTGCCCGCTGTGCCCCTCCCGGGACGGCCGGCTGAGCGAGGTCCCCGCCGCCGACTACGAGGTCGTCGTCTTCGAGAACCGGTTCCCCTCGCTCACCACCGCCGGTGCCGGGCTCCCCGAGACCGTCAGCGGCGCGCTGCCGCACCTGGCGCGGGCCGGGAACGGCCGCTGCGAGGTGGTCTGCTTCACCTCCGACCACGACGCCTCCTTCGCCGACCTGACGCCCGCGCAGGTCGGACTGGTCCTCGACGCCTGGACGGACCGCACCGCCGAACTGTCCGCACTGCCCGGTATCGAGCAGGTGTTCTGTTTTGAGAACCGCGGCGCGGAGATCGGCGTCACCCTCGGCCACCCGCACGGCCAGATCTACGCCTACCCCTTCGTCACCCCCCGCACCGAGCGCATGCTCGCCGCCGCTGCCGCCCACCGCCGCCGCACCGGCCGCAACCTCTTCGACGACCTCCTCGCCGCCGAGCGCGCCGCCGCCGGCACCCCGGACGACCGGGTCGTCGTCGCCGGTGAGCACTGGACGGCGTTCGTCCCCTACGCCGCCCACTGGCCGTACGAGGTGCACCTCTACCCCCACCGCCGGGTCGGCGACCTGCTCGCGCTGAACGACGCCGAACGGGCCGAGTTCTGCACCCTCTACCTCGACCTGCTGCGCCGCTTCGACCGGCTCTTCGAGGGGACCGGCAACCGCACCCCGTACATCGCCGCCTGGCACCAGAGCCCGGTCGGCTCCGGCCCGGGGAACTGCGGCGAACTGGCACTGCACCTGGAGCTGTTCACGATCCGTCGTACCGTAGGCAAGCTCAAGTTCCTGGCGGGCTCCGAATCCGGCATGGACGTGTTCATCAACGACGTGTCGCCGGAGACGGCGGCACAGCGCCTACGAGAGGTCTCCCCATGA
- a CDS encoding response regulator transcription factor — protein sequence MGVRLVVMDDHRLLAEALATALRLRGHRVLAVGTPVGSAAELVVNRRPEVCLLGMAHPEEPSAFDVVRRIRRERPEVAVVVMGGVVHLAGVAAALAAGAAGYVRQDERIEVVERALTRVRAGEAAIAPDLLQSVFEHLLRPAAEPDDEAVRLLRVLTRREVQVLIRIAEGEDTREIADGMAIAPSTARTHVQRVLMKLGVRTRLEAAALAARTGLLDLPPEP from the coding sequence GTGGGCGTACGGCTCGTGGTGATGGACGACCATCGACTGCTCGCGGAGGCGCTGGCGACGGCGCTGCGGCTGCGGGGGCACCGGGTCCTGGCCGTGGGCACCCCCGTGGGGTCGGCCGCGGAGCTGGTGGTGAACCGCAGGCCGGAGGTCTGCCTGCTGGGCATGGCGCACCCGGAGGAGCCGTCCGCCTTCGACGTGGTGCGGCGGATCCGGCGGGAGCGACCGGAGGTCGCCGTCGTCGTCATGGGCGGCGTGGTGCACCTGGCCGGGGTCGCCGCGGCGCTGGCCGCGGGCGCGGCGGGGTACGTGCGGCAGGACGAGCGGATCGAGGTCGTCGAGCGGGCGCTGACGCGCGTCCGCGCGGGGGAGGCCGCGATCGCCCCGGACCTGCTGCAGTCGGTCTTCGAGCACCTGCTGCGGCCCGCCGCCGAGCCGGACGACGAGGCGGTCCGGCTGCTGCGGGTGCTGACCCGCCGCGAGGTCCAGGTGCTGATACGGATCGCCGAGGGAGAGGACACCCGCGAGATCGCGGACGGCATGGCGATAGCCCCGAGCACGGCCCGGACGCATGTGCAGCGGGTGCTGATGAAGCTGGGCGTCCGCACCCGCCTCGAAGCAGCCGCCCTCGCCGCCCGCACCGGCCTACTGGACCTCCCCCCAGAACCCTGA
- a CDS encoding nucleoside/nucleotide kinase family protein has translation MPPLPGTDALTDDAARMLDRPGRRLLGLCGPPAAGKSVLARALVDGINLRLGTDTAAYLPLDGFHLSNRQLERLGLADRKGSPPSFDVHGYVALLRRVGGVPPPEHDVYAPDYDRALHEPVAARHVIRPGVRLVVTEGNYLGLDAAGWREAAALLDGLWYLDAPDDLREQRLEERHRGNGSSAERTRSRIADNDRPNGELVKSARSRSHRIISAGSHTIG, from the coding sequence ATGCCCCCTCTCCCTGGAACCGACGCACTGACCGACGACGCCGCCCGGATGCTCGACCGCCCCGGGCGGCGCCTGCTCGGGCTGTGCGGACCGCCCGCCGCAGGGAAGTCCGTACTCGCCCGTGCCCTCGTGGACGGAATCAACCTACGCCTCGGCACTGACACTGCCGCCTATCTGCCGCTGGACGGCTTCCACCTGTCCAACCGTCAGCTGGAACGACTCGGCCTCGCGGACCGCAAGGGCTCGCCGCCCAGCTTCGACGTCCACGGCTATGTCGCGCTGCTGCGCCGGGTCGGCGGGGTGCCGCCGCCGGAGCACGACGTCTACGCGCCGGACTACGACCGCGCCCTGCACGAGCCGGTCGCCGCGCGGCACGTGATCAGGCCCGGCGTCCGGCTGGTCGTGACCGAGGGCAACTACCTGGGGCTGGACGCCGCCGGCTGGCGCGAGGCGGCGGCACTGCTCGACGGGCTCTGGTACCTGGACGCCCCCGACGACCTGCGCGAGCAGCGGCTGGAGGAGCGGCACCGGGGCAACGGCTCCTCGGCGGAGCGCACCCGCAGCCGGATCGCCGACAACGACCGGCCCAACGGCGAGCTGGTGAAGTCCGCCCGGAGCCGCAGCCACCGGATCATCAGCGCCGGAAGCCACACGATCGGGTGA
- a CDS encoding MFS transporter, with protein MSDKPPFRVVSAVVIGSATEFYDFFIYGTAAALVFGRAFFPHLSTAGGLLAAFSVYAVGFLGRPTGAVLFGHLGDRWGRKRVLIGSLLLMGLSTAGVGLLPGYGAWGVWAPLTLTALRFLQGVGLGGEFGGAALLATEHAPPDRRGRYGAYVQFGPCLGFALATGLFWALSALLPEAEFRAWGWRLPFLGSLVLVAAGLVARLRVQESPVFLAAAAEGPVRAPLLTVLRHHRGPLLLGAGTVVSGSVFFYVSTTWVLSHATADLHLPRTRMLGLLLVGNLLLGAATYAAALLSDRYGRRRVIRCGMLVALLWAPLLVPLLDTGRTPLIMLALAGAMVALGLLHGPLPAFLPALFPSRVRCSGASVAYNLGSLTGGALAPLIATRLTATVGSYAVGWYLIAACCCSLLCIRALPRPHPEGPLLATAQEAISYSGQ; from the coding sequence ATGTCAGATAAACCTCCGTTTCGGGTGGTTTCGGCCGTCGTCATCGGCTCCGCCACCGAGTTCTACGACTTCTTCATCTACGGGACTGCCGCCGCGCTGGTCTTCGGGCGCGCCTTCTTCCCGCATCTGAGCACGGCCGGCGGCCTGCTGGCGGCCTTCTCGGTGTACGCCGTGGGCTTCCTGGGGCGGCCCACCGGGGCGGTGCTGTTCGGACACCTGGGCGACCGCTGGGGACGCAAGCGGGTCCTGATCGGGTCGCTGCTGCTCATGGGGCTGTCCACGGCCGGGGTCGGCCTGCTGCCCGGCTACGGCGCGTGGGGCGTGTGGGCGCCGCTCACCCTCACCGCGCTGCGCTTCCTGCAGGGCGTCGGCCTCGGCGGGGAGTTCGGCGGGGCCGCCCTGCTCGCCACCGAGCACGCGCCGCCGGACCGGCGCGGACGCTACGGGGCCTATGTGCAGTTCGGGCCCTGCCTGGGCTTCGCCCTGGCCACCGGGCTGTTCTGGGCGCTGTCCGCGCTCCTGCCGGAGGCGGAGTTCCGGGCCTGGGGCTGGCGGCTGCCGTTCCTCGGCTCGCTCGTCCTGGTCGCGGCCGGGCTGGTGGCCCGGCTCCGCGTCCAGGAGTCCCCGGTGTTCCTGGCGGCCGCCGCCGAGGGCCCCGTCCGGGCGCCGCTGCTGACCGTGCTGCGCCACCACCGCGGGCCGCTGCTGCTGGGCGCGGGCACCGTCGTCAGCGGCTCGGTGTTCTTCTACGTCTCCACGACCTGGGTCCTCTCCCACGCCACCGCCGACCTGCACCTGCCGCGGACCCGGATGCTGGGGCTGCTGCTGGTCGGCAATCTCCTCCTCGGCGCGGCCACCTACGCCGCCGCCCTGCTCTCCGACCGCTACGGACGCCGCCGGGTGATCCGCTGCGGCATGCTGGTCGCGCTGCTGTGGGCGCCGCTGCTGGTGCCGCTGCTCGACACCGGGCGCACCCCCCTGATCATGCTGGCGCTGGCCGGGGCCATGGTGGCGCTCGGCCTGCTGCACGGGCCGCTCCCGGCGTTCCTCCCGGCGCTGTTCCCCTCCCGGGTGCGCTGCTCGGGCGCGTCCGTCGCGTACAACCTGGGCTCGCTCACCGGGGGCGCCCTCGCCCCGCTGATCGCCACCCGGCTGACGGCCACCGTCGGTTCCTACGCGGTGGGCTGGTATCTGATCGCGGCCTGCTGCTGCTCGCTGCTCTGCATCCGCGCGCTGCCCCGGCCCCACCCGGAGGGGCCGCTGCTGGCGACCGCCCAGGAGGCGATTTCGTACTCCGGGCAGTGA
- a CDS encoding S8 family serine peptidase, whose translation MARFGRRVLPRLCVALAATAAALFSGSTAATANAPVSSIRAQEWWLTTMHATDQLWPVSTGKGITIAEIDSGVKADHPDLVGQILPGQNFSGLPGGAETDANGHGTAMASLIAGTGKGWSGKGMYGLAPGASILPLRVVPQGANEAVFAESFAQQMSAALRAAADSSAQIINISMGQVENEPSVHSAVDYALSKGKLIVAAVGNDGADGNPVEYPAAFPGVVGVSETDKNGNVASESEHGSEVSLSAPGAGMYEACVGPSGYCNGHGTSDSTAITSASAALIWSVHPTWTADQVIRVLKNTANAGSRPGFQDPYYGYGLIRPRVALATPGDPGPADVNPLVPAAASAPAAPRAGGSAAASAPAGGARAAAGAGTGGGGRRRRSRGSRWPGWPSSPRWGWW comes from the coding sequence ATGGCACGGTTCGGCAGGAGGGTCCTCCCGCGTCTCTGCGTTGCGCTGGCGGCTACGGCGGCTGCGCTGTTCAGCGGCTCCACCGCCGCGACGGCGAATGCTCCGGTCTCCTCCATCCGAGCGCAGGAGTGGTGGCTCACCACCATGCACGCCACCGATCAGCTCTGGCCGGTCTCCACCGGCAAGGGCATCACTATCGCCGAGATCGACAGTGGCGTGAAGGCCGACCATCCGGACCTGGTCGGGCAGATCCTGCCGGGGCAGAACTTCTCCGGTCTCCCAGGTGGCGCGGAGACGGACGCCAACGGCCACGGGACCGCCATGGCCAGCCTCATCGCGGGCACCGGAAAGGGCTGGAGCGGCAAGGGCATGTACGGCCTGGCGCCCGGAGCCAGCATCCTTCCGCTGCGCGTCGTGCCCCAGGGCGCCAACGAGGCCGTCTTCGCGGAGAGCTTCGCGCAGCAGATGTCCGCCGCCCTCCGGGCGGCAGCGGACAGCAGCGCGCAGATCATCAACATCTCGATGGGACAGGTAGAGAACGAGCCGAGCGTGCACAGCGCCGTCGACTATGCGCTGTCCAAGGGCAAGCTGATCGTTGCTGCGGTCGGCAACGACGGGGCGGACGGGAACCCCGTGGAGTACCCCGCTGCTTTCCCCGGGGTTGTGGGAGTCAGCGAGACGGACAAGAACGGGAACGTGGCGAGCGAGTCGGAGCACGGCTCGGAGGTGTCGCTGAGTGCCCCCGGCGCGGGCATGTACGAGGCGTGCGTGGGGCCGTCCGGCTACTGCAACGGACACGGGACGAGCGACTCCACCGCGATCACCTCGGCCTCTGCGGCGTTGATCTGGTCGGTGCACCCCACCTGGACCGCAGACCAGGTCATCCGGGTGCTGAAGAACACGGCCAACGCGGGGAGCAGGCCCGGCTTCCAGGACCCGTACTACGGCTACGGCCTGATCCGCCCCCGTGTCGCGCTGGCCACGCCGGGGGATCCCGGGCCCGCTGATGTGAATCCGCTGGTGCCTGCCGCGGCGAGCGCTCCGGCTGCGCCCCGGGCGGGTGGGTCGGCGGCGGCGTCCGCGCCGGCGGGGGGCGCGCGGGCTGCCGCGGGCGCGGGCACGGGCGGGGGTGGTCGGCGGCGGAGGTCGCGGGGGTCGCGGTGGCCGGGCTGGCCGTCGTCGCCGCGGTGGGGCTGGTGGTGA
- a CDS encoding WXG100 family type VII secretion target: MREPGGSDSWSPVTDFEKSSHEELHGMIAAADPKSVLAVGDTLAAASTQIQSLADDLSQHINGLQWTGSAADSFTGWARQVISSTDTLAGYANNTSVAITMAGQQLGTAQAGMPPVPHADMATVSAFKQQQRFSVDSGLNFDGSVKDPAVSGLVVVPPGGITQKQAFAAQANVESAYQEALSQMESLGGSYVGAVSTMGVSTVPTFPPLPGALMPPKGGGYYGSLENQPGVGGSGSRSTTAYRPAAVPNPGSVSKDDSSAGSHSGPGGTTLVPVPPPVTGGSGGSTTLQGANPPTPPPPPGTPGTPGSGGAGSGPTGGGTTVLPPPVAPIPPGGGGEFGGTPPADGGIDVTGSGISGGAVGSAPGRNRFGAAAVGEETGAGGGFAEGTGSGVASGSYGESAATASITARSGISGAPVADESAASAADSRGTNELMSGGMGMGGMGRMGGSKRKGRRAAYLVEDEETWTSGTPGTNPAVIE, encoded by the coding sequence ATGAGAGAACCGGGCGGCTCCGACAGCTGGAGCCCGGTCACCGACTTCGAGAAGTCCTCGCACGAGGAACTGCACGGCATGATCGCCGCCGCCGACCCCAAGTCGGTCCTCGCCGTCGGCGACACCCTGGCCGCCGCCAGCACCCAGATCCAGTCGCTGGCCGACGACCTCTCCCAGCACATCAACGGCCTTCAGTGGACCGGCTCGGCGGCCGACTCGTTCACCGGCTGGGCGCGGCAGGTCATCTCGTCCACGGACACGCTGGCCGGCTACGCGAACAACACCAGTGTCGCCATCACCATGGCCGGCCAGCAGCTGGGCACCGCGCAGGCGGGCATGCCGCCCGTCCCGCACGCGGACATGGCGACCGTCAGCGCCTTCAAGCAGCAGCAGCGCTTCTCCGTCGACTCCGGCCTGAACTTCGACGGCAGCGTCAAGGACCCGGCCGTCTCGGGCCTCGTGGTGGTCCCGCCCGGCGGCATCACCCAGAAGCAGGCGTTCGCCGCCCAGGCCAACGTGGAGTCGGCCTACCAGGAGGCCCTCAGCCAGATGGAGAGCCTCGGCGGCTCCTACGTCGGCGCGGTCTCCACCATGGGCGTCAGCACCGTCCCCACCTTCCCGCCCCTCCCCGGTGCCCTGATGCCCCCCAAGGGCGGGGGCTACTACGGGTCCCTGGAGAACCAGCCGGGGGTCGGCGGGTCGGGATCGCGCTCGACCACGGCGTACCGCCCTGCCGCTGTTCCGAACCCGGGATCGGTCTCCAAGGACGACTCCTCGGCCGGTTCCCACTCCGGCCCGGGCGGTACGACCCTCGTACCCGTCCCGCCCCCGGTGACCGGCGGCAGCGGCGGGTCCACCACGCTCCAGGGCGCGAACCCGCCGACTCCTCCTCCGCCGCCCGGCACGCCCGGCACTCCCGGTAGTGGCGGTGCGGGGAGCGGCCCGACCGGGGGTGGAACCACGGTGCTGCCGCCTCCGGTCGCGCCCATCCCACCGGGAGGCGGTGGGGAGTTCGGCGGTACGCCGCCCGCCGACGGAGGCATCGACGTCACCGGCAGCGGGATCAGCGGCGGTGCGGTCGGTTCCGCCCCTGGCAGGAACCGCTTCGGGGCGGCGGCCGTGGGTGAGGAGACGGGAGCCGGCGGCGGGTTCGCCGAAGGCACGGGCTCGGGCGTGGCTTCCGGTTCCTACGGGGAGTCGGCTGCCACCGCGTCGATCACCGCCCGGTCGGGGATCAGCGGCGCCCCCGTCGCCGATGAGTCGGCAGCTTCCGCAGCCGATAGCCGGGGCACCAACGAGTTGATGTCCGGAGGGATGGGCATGGGCGGCATGGGACGGATGGGCGGCAGCAAGCGCAAGGGGCGTCGTGCGGCCTACCTCGTCGAGGACGAGGAGACCTGGACGTCCGGTACGCCTGGAACCAACCCTGCGGTGATCGAGTAG
- a CDS encoding ABC-F family ATP-binding cassette domain-containing protein: MAVNLVTVEAVTKVYGTRAVLDGVSVGVSEGDRIGVVGRNGDGKTTLTRIMAKLEEADTGRVTHVGGLRIGALTQSDSLDPAATIRHEVIRDQADHEWAGNAKIRDVLTGLFGGLDLPGFAQGLDTVIGPLSGGERRRIALAKLLIAEPDLLVLDEPTNHLDVEGIAWLAGHLRARRSALVVVTHDRWFLDQVCTRMWDVQAGAVHEYEGGYSDYVFARAERERIASTEETKRQNLVRKELAWLRRGAPARTSKPRFRVEAANELIADVPPPRDRAELMKFANSRLGRTVFELEDVTVQAGPKILLEHLTWNLGPGDRVGLVGVNGAGKTSLMRAMQAAWASDSDLQPAAGRVVVGKTVKLAYLSQEVAELPATLRVLESVEQIRGRVDLGKGREMSASQLCETFGFTKEKQWTPVGDLSGGERRRLQLLRLLMDEPNVLFMDEPTNDLDIETLSQLEDLLDGWPGSLVIVSHDRYFIERTTDVVYALLGDRALRMMPKGIDEYLERRHVIAEQAAASAPAASFPKKTGDTRAAKKELQRIERQIVKLDKDEAKLHEQMAEHAADFGRVADLDAKLRALKDEREALELTWLELAEDVDA, encoded by the coding sequence GTGGCAGTCAACCTCGTCACCGTCGAAGCCGTCACCAAGGTGTACGGCACGCGCGCCGTCCTCGACGGCGTGTCCGTCGGAGTCAGCGAGGGCGACCGGATCGGCGTCGTCGGCCGCAACGGCGACGGCAAGACCACCCTCACCCGGATCATGGCCAAGCTGGAGGAGGCCGACACCGGCCGGGTCACCCACGTCGGCGGCCTGCGCATCGGCGCGCTCACCCAGAGCGACTCGCTCGACCCGGCCGCCACCATCCGGCACGAGGTCATCCGCGACCAGGCCGACCACGAGTGGGCCGGCAACGCCAAGATCCGCGACGTGCTCACCGGCCTCTTCGGCGGCCTGGACCTGCCCGGCTTCGCCCAGGGCCTGGACACCGTCATCGGCCCGCTCTCCGGCGGCGAGCGCCGCCGGATCGCCCTCGCCAAGCTGCTCATCGCCGAGCCGGACCTGCTGGTCCTGGACGAGCCCACCAACCACCTCGACGTCGAGGGCATCGCCTGGCTCGCCGGGCACCTGCGCGCCCGCCGCTCGGCGCTGGTCGTGGTCACCCACGACCGCTGGTTCCTGGACCAGGTCTGCACCCGGATGTGGGACGTCCAGGCCGGCGCCGTGCACGAGTACGAGGGCGGCTACTCCGACTACGTCTTCGCCCGGGCCGAGCGCGAGCGGATCGCCAGCACCGAGGAGACCAAGCGGCAGAACCTGGTCCGCAAGGAGCTGGCCTGGCTGCGGCGCGGCGCGCCCGCCCGCACCTCCAAGCCCCGGTTCCGGGTCGAGGCCGCCAACGAGCTGATCGCGGACGTCCCGCCGCCGCGCGACCGCGCCGAGCTGATGAAGTTCGCCAACTCGCGCCTCGGCCGGACCGTCTTCGAGCTGGAGGACGTCACGGTCCAGGCCGGGCCCAAGATCCTGCTGGAGCACCTCACCTGGAACCTCGGCCCCGGCGACCGGGTCGGCCTGGTCGGCGTCAACGGCGCGGGCAAGACCTCGCTGATGCGCGCCATGCAGGCGGCCTGGGCCAGCGACAGCGACCTGCAGCCCGCCGCCGGCCGGGTCGTCGTCGGCAAGACCGTGAAGCTGGCGTACCTCTCGCAGGAGGTCGCGGAACTCCCGGCGACGCTGCGGGTGCTGGAGTCGGTCGAGCAGATCCGCGGCCGGGTCGACCTCGGCAAGGGCCGCGAGATGTCCGCCAGCCAGCTCTGCGAGACCTTCGGCTTCACCAAGGAGAAGCAGTGGACGCCGGTCGGCGACCTCTCCGGCGGTGAGCGCCGCCGGCTCCAGCTGCTGCGGCTGCTGATGGACGAGCCCAACGTCCTGTTCATGGACGAGCCCACCAACGACCTCGACATCGAGACCCTCAGCCAGCTGGAGGACCTGCTCGACGGCTGGCCCGGCTCGCTGGTCATCGTCAGCCACGACCGCTACTTCATCGAGCGCACCACCGACGTGGTGTACGCGCTGCTGGGCGACCGGGCGCTGCGGATGATGCCCAAGGGCATCGACGAGTACCTGGAGCGCCGCCACGTCATCGCCGAGCAGGCGGCGGCCTCGGCCCCGGCCGCGAGCTTCCCCAAGAAGACCGGCGACACCCGCGCGGCCAAGAAGGAGCTCCAGCGGATCGAGCGTCAGATCGTCAAGCTCGACAAGGACGAGGCCAAGCTGCACGAGCAGATGGCCGAGCACGCCGCCGACTTCGGCAGGGTCGCCGACCTGGACGCCAAGCTGCGGGCGCTCAAGGACGAGCGCGAGGCCCTCGAACTGACCTGGCTGGAGCTGGCCGAGGACGTCGACGCCTGA
- a CDS encoding 4-(cytidine 5'-diphospho)-2-C-methyl-D-erythritol kinase: MPFERSVTVRVPAKVNVQLAVGGRRADGYHGLATVFFAVGLYDEVTVTPAEALTVTVAGTDAAHVPADGSNLAAKAAALLAARHGLAPAVHLHIAKNIPVAGGMAGGSADAAAALVACDALWGTGEPPAGLAHLAAQLGSDVPFALLGGVALGEGRGELLTPLPVGGAFHWVFAVADGGLSTPAVYAECDRQRALGAGSGEADVPPPTADPALLAALRDGDAAALGAALRNDLQPAALALRPALAATLATGGDAGAIGSLVSGSGPTCAFLAKDAETARTVADALAASGTCRGVRITEGPVPGAAVVG, translated from the coding sequence CTGCCGTTTGAGCGGTCCGTCACCGTCCGGGTACCGGCCAAGGTCAACGTCCAGCTGGCCGTCGGCGGACGCCGGGCCGACGGCTACCACGGGCTGGCCACGGTCTTCTTCGCGGTCGGACTGTACGACGAGGTGACCGTCACCCCGGCCGAGGCGCTGACCGTCACCGTCGCCGGAACCGACGCCGCGCACGTCCCCGCCGACGGCAGCAACCTCGCCGCCAAGGCCGCCGCGCTGCTCGCCGCCCGGCACGGCCTCGCACCCGCCGTGCACCTGCACATCGCCAAGAACATCCCGGTCGCCGGGGGCATGGCCGGCGGCAGCGCCGACGCCGCCGCCGCCCTGGTCGCCTGCGACGCCCTCTGGGGCACCGGCGAGCCCCCCGCCGGGCTCGCCCACCTCGCCGCCCAGCTCGGCAGTGACGTGCCGTTCGCGCTGCTCGGCGGCGTCGCCCTCGGGGAGGGCCGTGGCGAACTGCTCACCCCGCTCCCGGTCGGCGGCGCCTTCCACTGGGTGTTCGCGGTCGCCGACGGCGGCCTGTCCACCCCAGCCGTGTACGCCGAGTGCGACCGGCAGCGCGCCCTCGGCGCCGGATCCGGCGAGGCCGACGTCCCGCCGCCCACCGCCGATCCCGCGCTGCTCGCGGCGCTGCGCGACGGCGACGCCGCCGCCCTCGGTGCCGCCCTGCGCAACGACCTCCAGCCGGCCGCGCTGGCGCTGCGCCCCGCGCTCGCCGCGACCCTCGCCACCGGCGGCGACGCCGGAGCCATAGGGTCGCTGGTCTCCGGCTCCGGGCCGACCTGCGCCTTCCTCGCCAAGGACGCCGAGACCGCGCGGACCGTCGCCGACGCCCTCGCCGCCTCCGGCACCTGCCGCGGGGTGCGGATCACCGAGGGCCCCGTCCCGGGCGCGGCCGTCGTCGGCTGA